The following proteins are encoded in a genomic region of Stutzerimonas balearica DSM 6083:
- a CDS encoding LysR family transcriptional regulator, translating to MQIDEELTLKKLEVFLTFMRSCNMGKAAAELNTSNVSVHRAIHSLESALRCPLFKREGRNLLPLESAFVLEERAQQLVKDVLETVRRTREAAGFSAERFKLGALYSLTVKTVPQLIMGLKLRRSELNIDLILGSNVDLLYKLKNMELDAILVSLNESVADPDCEQVELFSDDIFLAAPADSPFAEQAEVDLSDLRDATFITLSQGFATHQDGRRVFELAGFEPKVAMQVNDIFTLLSMVNSGVGYALLPGRVGMVYESRVRLIPLQARYHLQQHIGVVFLKAKERDPNLLALLAECRMYARRALEHNGHGTP from the coding sequence ATGCAGATCGACGAAGAGCTGACCCTGAAAAAGCTCGAGGTCTTCCTCACCTTCATGCGCAGCTGCAACATGGGCAAGGCCGCGGCGGAGCTCAACACCAGCAATGTCAGCGTGCACCGCGCCATTCACTCGCTGGAAAGCGCCCTGCGCTGCCCGCTGTTCAAGCGCGAGGGGCGCAACCTGCTCCCGCTGGAAAGCGCCTTCGTCCTCGAGGAACGTGCCCAGCAGCTGGTCAAGGACGTGCTCGAGACGGTGCGCCGCACCCGCGAAGCGGCCGGCTTCTCCGCCGAGCGCTTCAAGCTCGGCGCGCTCTATTCGTTGACGGTCAAGACCGTGCCGCAGCTGATCATGGGCCTGAAGCTGCGCCGCAGCGAACTCAACATCGACCTGATCCTCGGCTCCAACGTCGACCTGCTCTACAAGCTGAAGAACATGGAGCTGGATGCGATCCTGGTGTCGCTCAACGAGAGCGTCGCCGACCCCGACTGCGAGCAGGTCGAGCTGTTCTCCGACGACATCTTTCTCGCCGCACCAGCCGATTCGCCCTTTGCCGAGCAGGCCGAGGTCGATCTCAGTGATCTGCGCGACGCCACCTTCATCACCCTGTCGCAGGGCTTCGCCACCCATCAGGACGGCCGGCGGGTGTTCGAGCTGGCCGGCTTCGAACCCAAGGTGGCGATGCAGGTGAACGACATCTTCACCCTGCTCAGCATGGTCAATTCCGGGGTCGGCTACGCCCTGCTGCCGGGGCGCGTGGGCATGGTCTACGAATCGCGGGTGCGGCTGATCCCGCTGCAGGCGCGTTATCACCTGCAACAGCACATCGGCGTGGTGTTCCTCAAGGCCAAGGAGCGCGACCCCAACCTGCTGGCGCTGCTCGCCGAATGCCGGATGTATGCGCGGCGTGCGCTGGAGCACAACGGCCACGGCACACCGTAG
- the znuB gene encoding zinc ABC transporter permease subunit ZnuB produces the protein MPDFLLHALLAGLALALVAGPLGSFVVWRRMAYFGDTLSHAALFGVALGLMLDVNLTLAVTVGCVLLALLLVTLQQRQPLASDTLLGILAHSTLSLGLVSLSFMDDVRIDLMGYLFGDLLAVGSADLAWIVGGSALVLLLLVPLWRPLLAITVHEELAKVEGLPVAAIRLALMLLIAVIIAVAMKIVGVLLITSLLIIPAAAAQRHARTPEQMALGASVLGIVAVCLGLTLSWFEDTPAGPSIVVSAAALFLLSFAWPKRA, from the coding sequence ATGCCCGATTTCCTGCTCCACGCCCTGCTCGCCGGCCTCGCCCTGGCGCTGGTCGCCGGCCCGCTCGGCTCCTTCGTCGTCTGGCGGCGCATGGCCTATTTCGGCGACACCCTGTCCCACGCCGCGCTGTTCGGTGTCGCCCTTGGGCTGATGCTCGACGTCAACCTGACCCTGGCGGTGACCGTCGGCTGCGTGCTGCTCGCGTTGTTGCTGGTCACCCTGCAGCAGCGCCAGCCGCTGGCCTCGGACACCCTGCTGGGGATCCTCGCGCATAGCACGCTGTCGCTGGGCCTGGTCTCGCTGAGTTTCATGGACGATGTGCGCATCGACCTGATGGGCTATCTGTTCGGCGACCTGCTCGCGGTGGGTAGCGCGGATCTGGCCTGGATCGTCGGCGGCAGCGCCCTGGTGCTGCTGCTGCTCGTACCGCTGTGGCGGCCGCTGCTGGCAATCACCGTGCACGAGGAGCTGGCCAAGGTCGAAGGCCTGCCGGTGGCGGCGATCCGCCTGGCGCTGATGCTGTTGATCGCGGTGATCATCGCCGTGGCGATGAAGATCGTCGGCGTGCTGCTGATCACCTCGCTGCTGATCATTCCCGCCGCCGCGGCCCAGCGTCACGCACGGACCCCCGAGCAGATGGCGCTGGGCGCCAGCGTGCTGGGCATCGTCGCAGTGTGCCTGGGGTTGACGCTGTCCTGGTTCGAAGACACTCCGGCCGGCCCGTCCATCGTGGTCAGCGCCGCCGCGTTGTTCCTGCTCAGCTTCGCCTGGCCGAAGCGCGCATGA
- a CDS encoding YgjP-like metallopeptidase domain-containing protein — protein sequence MTDLKYLRGYPEPLLAQVRQLIAEGRLGDYLQRRYPGRHQVQSDKALYGYVQTLKQEYLKSAPPIDKVLYDNRLDLTHRALGLHTAVSRVQGGKLKAKKEIRVAALFREAAPEFLQMIVVHELAHLRESEHNRAFYKLCDHMLPGYGQIEFDLRLFLHWRELQGS from the coding sequence ATGACCGATCTCAAGTACCTGCGCGGCTACCCCGAGCCGCTGCTGGCCCAGGTGCGCCAGCTGATCGCCGAGGGCCGTCTGGGCGATTACCTGCAGCGGCGCTATCCCGGCCGGCATCAGGTGCAGAGCGACAAGGCGCTGTACGGCTACGTGCAGACGCTCAAGCAGGAGTACCTGAAAAGCGCCCCGCCGATCGACAAGGTGCTCTACGACAATCGCCTGGACCTGACTCACCGCGCGCTGGGCCTGCATACCGCGGTGTCACGGGTGCAGGGCGGCAAGCTCAAGGCGAAGAAGGAAATCCGCGTCGCCGCGCTGTTCCGCGAGGCGGCGCCGGAATTTCTGCAAATGATCGTGGTGCACGAGCTCGCTCACCTGCGCGAGAGCGAGCACAACCGTGCCTTCTACAAGCTCTGCGATCACATGCTGCCCGGCTACGGGCAGATCGAGTTCGACCTGCGGCTGTTCCTGCATTGGCGGGAGCTGCAGGGTAGCTGA
- a CDS encoding D-amino acid dehydrogenase: MKTIAVIGGGITGVTTAYALAKRGFSVTLLEKHRYAAMETSFANGGQLSASNAEVWNHWSTIVKGLKWMLKSDAPLLVNPKPSWHKLSWFAEFIGSIPNYRKNTIETARLAIAAREHLFAWAEAEGIDFDLKKKGILHIYRDKAGFDHAAEVSRLLAEGGLPRRSVTPEEMRAIEPTLAGTYYGGYYTECDSTGDIHKFTYGLATAIERLGVRCRYGADVKSVASDGKRASVILAGVGGDERLEFDGLVVCAGTASRALAAQLGDRVNIYPVKGYSITVNLTDEVSRASAPTVSLLDDETKLVSSRLGDDRFRVAGTAEFNGHNRDIRADRIRPLVEWVNQCFPGVNTRSVVPWAGLRPMMPNMMPKVGRGSSPCVFYNTGHGHLGWTLSAITADMVGDVVAQSLGRPAPVASGQTAVA, translated from the coding sequence ATGAAAACAATCGCAGTCATCGGCGGCGGCATCACCGGCGTCACCACCGCCTATGCCCTGGCCAAGCGCGGCTTCTCGGTGACCCTGCTGGAAAAGCACCGCTACGCGGCGATGGAAACCTCGTTCGCCAATGGCGGCCAGCTGTCGGCGTCCAATGCCGAGGTCTGGAACCACTGGTCGACGATCGTCAAGGGCCTCAAGTGGATGCTCAAGAGCGATGCGCCGCTGCTGGTCAACCCCAAGCCCAGCTGGCACAAGCTCTCCTGGTTCGCCGAATTCATCGGCTCGATCCCCAATTACCGCAAGAACACCATCGAAACCGCGCGTCTGGCGATCGCCGCGCGCGAGCATCTGTTCGCCTGGGCGGAAGCCGAAGGCATCGACTTCGACCTGAAGAAGAAGGGCATCCTGCATATCTACCGCGACAAGGCCGGCTTCGATCATGCCGCTGAGGTTTCCCGCCTGCTTGCCGAAGGCGGTCTGCCGCGACGCAGCGTGACGCCGGAAGAAATGCGTGCCATCGAGCCGACCCTGGCCGGCACCTATTACGGCGGCTACTACACCGAATGCGATTCCACCGGCGACATCCACAAGTTCACCTATGGTCTGGCCACGGCGATCGAACGCCTCGGCGTGCGCTGCCGCTACGGTGCCGACGTGAAGTCGGTGGCCAGCGACGGCAAGCGTGCCAGCGTGATCCTCGCTGGCGTTGGCGGTGACGAGCGGCTGGAGTTCGACGGCCTGGTGGTCTGCGCCGGCACCGCCAGCCGTGCGCTGGCAGCCCAGCTCGGCGACCGGGTGAACATCTACCCGGTCAAGGGCTACTCGATCACCGTCAACCTGACGGACGAAGTCAGCCGCGCCTCGGCGCCGACGGTCAGCCTGCTCGATGACGAAACCAAGCTGGTCAGCAGCCGCCTTGGCGACGACCGCTTCCGCGTCGCCGGCACCGCCGAGTTCAACGGCCACAACCGCGACATCCGTGCCGATCGCATCCGCCCGCTGGTGGAGTGGGTCAACCAGTGCTTCCCCGGCGTCAACACCCGCAGCGTGGTGCCCTGGGCCGGCCTGCGCCCGATGATGCCGAACATGATGCCCAAGGTCGGCCGCGGTAGCTCGCCGTGCGTGTTCTACAACACCGGCCACGGGCACCTGGGCTGGACGCTGAGCGCGATCACCGCGGACATGGTAGGTGACGTGGTAGCGCAAAGCCTGGGCCGGCCGGCTCCGGTGGCATCCGGGCAGACAGCCGTCGCCTAG
- the katE gene encoding catalase HPII: MGSPRFRKHPSPRPKMTDKTPKQSELAGTDTVDRGNRNAKLDQLERFRSDATGEALRTNQGVKIADNQNTLKAGGRGPSLLEDFIMREKLTHFDHERIPERIVHARGAAAHGVFVSYDDHSQLTKASFLSAKGKETPVFVRFSTVQGSRGSADTVRDVRGFATKFYTDEGNFDLVGNNMPVFFIQDAIKFPDFVHAVKPEPHNEIPQAQSAHDTFWDFVSLTPESAHMVLWTMSDRALPRSYRAMEGFGVHTFRLINAEGVSRFVKFHWKPVAGAFSLVWDETLKIAGKDPDFNRRDMWESIEMGDYFEWELGVQVVEEADEHKFDFDLLDPTKIIPEELVPVQKLGKMTLNRNPDNFFAETEQAAFHIGHIVPGIDFTNDPLLQGRLFSYTDTQLLRLGGPNFHEIPINRPLCPFHNNQRDAFHRQTINKGRANYEPNSIDSGWPKETPPAAQGGGFESYPERVEGHKIRNRSESFGDHFSQATLFWNSMSEPEKEHIIGAYTFELGKVERVFIRERQVNEILANIDLELARRVAENLGLPVPSAPTVTPKTPTPQSSPALSLMNHVPGNIKSRKVAILVANGVDGAAIDAFKAKLAEQGALAKVIGPSPAPVKTADGQMLPVDAAMDGMPSVMFDAVFVPGGADAAAAMAKSGEAKHYLLETYKHLKPIVVLGAARPLLASLNLTPDAGLLEGDDVDAVFGNFAKALGQHRVWAREAAAATIPA, encoded by the coding sequence GTGGGTTCACCACGGTTTCGGAAACACCCTTCACCGAGGCCCAAGATGACCGACAAGACCCCCAAACAGAGCGAACTCGCCGGCACCGATACCGTCGACCGCGGCAACCGCAACGCCAAACTCGACCAGCTGGAACGCTTTCGCTCGGACGCCACCGGCGAGGCGCTGCGCACCAATCAGGGCGTGAAGATCGCCGATAACCAGAACACCCTCAAGGCCGGCGGCCGTGGGCCCTCGCTGCTCGAAGACTTCATCATGCGCGAGAAGCTCACCCACTTCGATCACGAGCGCATCCCCGAGCGCATCGTGCACGCGCGCGGTGCCGCCGCACACGGCGTGTTCGTCAGCTACGACGACCACAGCCAGCTGACCAAGGCCTCGTTCCTCTCGGCAAAGGGCAAGGAGACCCCGGTATTCGTGCGCTTCTCCACCGTGCAGGGCTCGCGCGGCTCGGCGGACACCGTGCGCGACGTGCGCGGCTTTGCCACCAAGTTCTACACCGACGAGGGCAACTTCGACCTGGTCGGCAACAACATGCCAGTGTTCTTCATCCAGGATGCCATCAAGTTTCCGGACTTCGTCCACGCGGTCAAACCCGAGCCGCACAACGAGATCCCGCAGGCGCAATCGGCCCACGACACTTTCTGGGACTTCGTCTCGCTGACGCCTGAGTCCGCACACATGGTGCTCTGGACCATGTCCGACCGCGCCCTGCCGCGCAGCTACCGGGCGATGGAAGGCTTCGGCGTGCACACCTTCCGCCTGATCAATGCCGAGGGCGTCAGCCGCTTCGTCAAGTTTCACTGGAAGCCGGTGGCCGGCGCTTTCTCGCTGGTCTGGGACGAGACGCTGAAGATCGCCGGCAAGGACCCGGACTTCAACCGCCGCGACATGTGGGAGTCCATCGAGATGGGCGACTACTTCGAGTGGGAGCTGGGCGTGCAGGTGGTCGAGGAGGCCGACGAGCACAAGTTCGACTTCGACCTGCTGGACCCGACCAAGATCATCCCCGAGGAGCTGGTGCCGGTGCAGAAGCTCGGCAAGATGACCCTCAACCGCAACCCGGACAACTTCTTCGCCGAGACCGAGCAGGCCGCCTTCCACATCGGCCATATCGTGCCGGGCATCGACTTCACCAATGACCCGCTGCTGCAGGGCCGGCTGTTCTCCTACACCGACACCCAGCTGCTGCGTCTCGGTGGGCCGAACTTCCACGAGATCCCGATCAACCGCCCGCTGTGCCCGTTCCACAACAACCAGCGCGACGCCTTCCATCGCCAGACGATCAACAAGGGCCGCGCCAACTACGAGCCCAACTCGATCGACAGCGGCTGGCCCAAGGAAACCCCGCCGGCGGCCCAGGGCGGCGGCTTCGAGAGCTATCCGGAGCGGGTCGAGGGGCACAAGATCCGCAACCGCAGCGAATCCTTCGGCGACCACTTCTCCCAGGCCACGCTGTTCTGGAACAGCATGAGCGAGCCGGAGAAGGAGCACATCATCGGCGCCTACACCTTCGAGCTGGGCAAGGTGGAGCGGGTGTTCATCCGTGAGCGTCAGGTCAACGAAATCCTCGCCAACATCGACCTGGAGCTGGCCCGCCGCGTGGCCGAGAACCTCGGCCTGCCGGTGCCGAGCGCGCCGACCGTGACGCCGAAGACGCCAACCCCGCAGAGTTCGCCGGCGCTGAGCCTGATGAATCACGTGCCGGGCAATATCAAGTCGCGCAAGGTGGCGATCCTGGTGGCCAACGGCGTCGATGGTGCGGCGATCGATGCGTTCAAGGCCAAGCTGGCCGAGCAGGGCGCGCTGGCCAAGGTAATCGGCCCGTCGCCGGCCCCGGTGAAAACCGCGGACGGCCAGATGCTGCCGGTCGATGCCGCGATGGACGGCATGCCGTCGGTGATGTTCGACGCGGTGTTCGTTCCCGGTGGTGCCGATGCGGCGGCGGCCATGGCCAAGTCCGGCGAGGCCAAGCATTACCTGCTGGAGACCTACAAGCATCTGAAACCCATCGTGGTGCTGGGTGCGGCACGGCCACTGCTGGCGTCGCTGAACCTCACTCCGGATGCCGGGTTGCTGGAGGGTGATGACGTCGATGCGGTATTCGGCAACTTCGCCAAGGCGCTTGGCCAGCATCGGGTCTGGGCGCGCGAGGCCGCAGCGGCAACGATCCCGGCGTAA
- a CDS encoding methionine ABC transporter permease, translating into MDALFGSLFTNVDWYEIWLATLDTLLMLGGSLLFTILLGLPLGVLLFLSGPRQLFENRPLYAALSFVVNVLRSLPFIILLIVMIPFTVLLTGTSLGVAGAIPPLVVGAAPFFARLVETALREVDRGIIEATQAMGATTRQIIFSALLPEARPGIIAAITVTAITLVSYTAMAGVVGAGGLGDLAIRFGYQRFQTDVMVVTVVLLLVLVQVLQSVGDRLVTHFSRK; encoded by the coding sequence ATGGATGCCTTGTTCGGCTCGCTGTTCACCAACGTCGACTGGTACGAGATCTGGCTGGCCACCCTCGACACCCTGCTGATGCTCGGCGGCTCGCTGCTGTTCACCATCCTGCTCGGCCTGCCGCTGGGCGTGCTGCTGTTTCTCAGCGGCCCCCGCCAGCTGTTCGAGAACCGCCCGCTGTACGCGGCGCTGTCGTTCGTGGTCAACGTGCTGCGTTCGCTGCCGTTCATCATCCTGCTGATCGTGATGATTCCCTTCACCGTGCTGCTGACCGGTACCTCGCTCGGCGTGGCCGGGGCCATTCCACCGTTGGTGGTGGGCGCCGCGCCGTTCTTCGCGCGGCTGGTGGAGACCGCGCTGCGCGAGGTCGACCGCGGCATCATCGAGGCGACCCAGGCGATGGGCGCGACGACGCGGCAGATCATCTTCAGCGCATTGCTGCCCGAGGCCCGGCCGGGCATCATCGCCGCCATCACCGTCACGGCCATCACCCTGGTGTCCTACACCGCGATGGCCGGCGTGGTGGGTGCCGGCGGCCTTGGCGACCTGGCCATCCGCTTCGGCTACCAGCGCTTCCAGACCGACGTGATGGTCGTCACCGTGGTCCTGCTGCTGGTGCTGGTGCAGGTGCTGCAGAGCGTTGGCGACCGCCTGGTGACCCACTTCTCCCGCAAATGA
- the znuC gene encoding zinc ABC transporter ATP-binding protein ZnuC: MSDSLIRLHDVHVGFAGKAVLEGADLEVHAGEIVTLIGPNGAGKTTLVRIVLGLLKPDRGEIWRKPDLRVGYMPQKLHIDATLPLSVLRFLRLVPGVDRARAQAALVEVGAEQVIDSPLQRISGGEMQRVLLARALLREPQLLVLDEPVQGVDIAGQAELYRLIGRLRERYGCGVLMVSHDLHLVMSATDQVVCLNRHVCCSGHPEQVSADPAFVELFGQDARSLAIYHHQHDHRHDLHGSVVTGQGHVHGPNCKH, encoded by the coding sequence ATGAGCGACAGCCTGATCCGCCTGCATGACGTGCACGTCGGCTTCGCCGGCAAGGCGGTGCTCGAAGGCGCCGATCTCGAGGTCCACGCCGGCGAGATCGTCACCCTCATCGGCCCCAACGGAGCCGGCAAGACCACTCTGGTGCGGATCGTGCTCGGCCTGCTCAAGCCCGATCGCGGCGAGATCTGGCGCAAGCCGGACCTGCGCGTGGGCTACATGCCGCAAAAGCTGCACATCGATGCCACCCTGCCCTTGTCCGTGCTGCGCTTCCTGCGCCTGGTGCCGGGGGTGGACCGTGCCCGCGCGCAGGCGGCGCTGGTCGAAGTGGGCGCCGAACAGGTGATCGACAGCCCGCTGCAGCGCATCTCCGGCGGCGAGATGCAGCGGGTGCTGCTGGCCCGCGCGCTGCTGCGCGAGCCGCAGCTGCTGGTGCTCGACGAGCCGGTCCAGGGTGTCGACATCGCCGGCCAGGCCGAGCTCTACCGGCTGATCGGCCGGCTGCGCGAGCGCTACGGCTGCGGCGTGCTGATGGTCTCGCACGACCTGCATCTGGTGATGAGCGCCACCGATCAGGTGGTCTGCCTGAATCGCCACGTCTGCTGTTCCGGGCATCCGGAGCAGGTCAGCGCCGACCCGGCCTTTGTCGAGCTGTTCGGCCAGGACGCCCGCAGCCTGGCGATCTACCACCACCAGCACGATCACCGCCATGACCTGCACGGCAGCGTGGTCACCGGCCAAGGCCACGTCCACGGCCCGAACTGCAAGCACTAG
- the madL gene encoding malonate transporter subunit MadL: MIIFGVAFLALCTLTGIFVGELLGKLIGVPANVGGVGIAMVLLILVGSYLKNRGLFKPETEQGVKFWSAVYIPIVVAMAAQQNVYGALSGGPMAILAGIAAVVLAFALVPVLDRIGRKKSEAEPVATAKPTTSSARG, encoded by the coding sequence ATGATCATCTTTGGTGTGGCCTTCCTGGCCTTGTGTACCCTCACCGGCATCTTCGTCGGCGAGCTGCTCGGCAAGCTGATCGGCGTACCGGCCAACGTCGGTGGCGTCGGCATCGCCATGGTGCTGCTCATCCTCGTCGGCAGTTACCTGAAGAACCGCGGCCTGTTCAAGCCGGAAACCGAACAGGGCGTGAAGTTCTGGAGCGCCGTCTACATCCCGATCGTGGTCGCCATGGCCGCGCAGCAGAACGTCTACGGCGCGCTGTCCGGCGGCCCGATGGCGATTCTCGCCGGCATCGCCGCGGTGGTTCTGGCCTTCGCCCTGGTCCCGGTGCTGGACCGCATCGGCCGAAAAAAGTCTGAGGCCGAGCCGGTTGCCACCGCCAAGCCCACCACCAGCAGCGCACGGGGGTAA
- the zur gene encoding zinc uptake transcriptional repressor Zur codes for MPKTTLAYTPHDHDHCVSSALAEADSLCLRQGVRLTALRRRVLELVWQSHRPLGAYDILATLSEQDGRRAAPPTVYRALDFLLENGLVHRIASLNAFIGCSHPEHPHQGQFLICRNCHTAIELEQASIAEAIESAARTVNFAVETQTVEVVGLCAPCRSAA; via the coding sequence ATGCCCAAGACTACCCTGGCCTACACGCCCCATGACCATGATCACTGCGTCAGCAGCGCCCTGGCCGAGGCCGACAGCCTTTGCCTGCGCCAGGGCGTACGCCTGACCGCGCTGCGCCGGCGCGTACTGGAGCTGGTCTGGCAAAGCCACAGGCCGCTCGGCGCCTACGACATTCTCGCCACGCTGAGCGAACAGGATGGCCGCCGTGCCGCACCGCCTACGGTGTACCGTGCCTTGGATTTCCTGCTCGAGAACGGCCTGGTGCACCGCATCGCCTCGCTCAATGCGTTCATTGGTTGCAGCCACCCGGAGCACCCGCACCAGGGCCAGTTCCTCATCTGCCGCAACTGCCACACGGCCATCGAGCTGGAGCAGGCGAGCATTGCCGAGGCCATCGAGAGCGCTGCGCGCACGGTGAATTTCGCGGTCGAGACCCAGACCGTCGAGGTGGTCGGCCTGTGCGCCCCGTGCCGGAGCGCGGCATGA
- a CDS encoding MetQ/NlpA family ABC transporter substrate-binding protein: MKKLIAALATVAAFSAQAADELNVAATAVPHAEILEFVKPKLAEQGVGLNVKVFTDYVQPNIQVAEKRLDANFFQHQPYLDEFNKGKGTELVSVAGVHIEPFGAYSSKLKSLEELPDGANVVIPNDATNGGRALLLLAKAGVITLKDGAGITATPKDIAENPKHIKVRELEAATLPRVLTQVDLALINTNYALEAKLNPTQDALVIEGSDSPYVNILVARPDNKDSGAMQKLAAALHSEEVRQFINEKYKGAVVPAF, encoded by the coding sequence ATGAAGAAACTGATTGCCGCCCTGGCCACCGTGGCCGCCTTCTCCGCCCAGGCCGCCGACGAGCTGAACGTCGCGGCGACCGCCGTGCCGCACGCCGAGATCCTCGAGTTCGTCAAACCGAAGCTGGCCGAACAGGGCGTGGGGCTGAACGTGAAGGTCTTCACCGACTATGTGCAGCCGAACATCCAGGTCGCCGAGAAGCGTCTGGACGCCAACTTCTTCCAGCACCAGCCGTACCTCGACGAGTTCAACAAGGGCAAGGGCACCGAGCTGGTCAGCGTCGCCGGCGTGCACATCGAGCCGTTCGGCGCCTACTCGAGCAAGCTCAAATCGCTGGAAGAACTGCCCGACGGCGCCAACGTGGTGATCCCCAATGACGCCACCAATGGCGGCCGCGCCCTGCTGCTGCTGGCCAAGGCCGGCGTGATCACGCTCAAGGATGGCGCCGGCATCACCGCCACGCCGAAGGACATCGCCGAAAACCCCAAGCACATCAAGGTGCGTGAGCTGGAAGCCGCGACCCTGCCGCGCGTGCTGACCCAGGTCGATCTGGCGCTGATCAACACCAACTATGCGCTGGAAGCCAAGCTGAACCCGACCCAGGACGCCCTGGTGATCGAAGGCAGCGACTCGCCCTACGTGAACATCCTCGTCGCCCGCCCGGACAACAAGGACAGCGGCGCCATGCAGAAACTGGCCGCCGCGCTGCACAGCGAAGAGGTGCGCCAGTTCATCAACGAGAAGTACAAGGGCGCCGTCGTCCCGGCGTTCTGA
- a CDS encoding methionine ABC transporter ATP-binding protein, with the protein MIEFQQVHKTYRVAGREVPALRPTDLCIEAGEVFGLIGHSGAGKSTLLRLINRLEEPSGGRIRVNGEDVTALDADGLRRFRQRVGMIFQHFNLLMSKTVADNVAMPLRLAGQLSRGEIDARVAALLERVGLKDHARKYPAQLSGGQKQRVGIARALATEPGILLCDEATSALDPQTTASVLQLLAEINRELKLTIVLITHEMDVIRRVCDRVAVMDGGDIVELGPVTQVFLHPQHPTTQRFVLEDEAVDEREQHDDFAHVQGRILRLTFQGESTYQPLLGTVARETGVDFSILSGRIDRIKDTPYGQLTLALTGGDMQAALTRFDHADVHVEVLR; encoded by the coding sequence GTGATCGAATTCCAGCAAGTCCATAAAACCTATCGGGTTGCCGGCCGCGAAGTACCGGCGCTGCGGCCGACCGACCTGTGCATCGAGGCCGGTGAAGTATTCGGCCTGATCGGTCACTCCGGCGCCGGCAAGAGCACCCTGCTGCGCCTGATCAACCGCCTGGAGGAACCCTCGGGCGGGCGCATCCGGGTCAATGGCGAGGACGTCACCGCGCTGGATGCCGACGGCCTGCGGCGCTTCCGCCAGCGCGTCGGGATGATCTTCCAGCACTTCAACCTGCTGATGTCCAAGACCGTGGCCGACAACGTCGCCATGCCGCTGCGCCTGGCCGGCCAGCTGTCGCGTGGCGAGATCGATGCCCGGGTCGCCGCGCTGCTCGAGCGCGTCGGCCTCAAGGACCATGCGCGCAAGTATCCGGCGCAGCTCTCCGGCGGCCAGAAGCAGCGCGTCGGCATCGCCCGCGCACTGGCCACCGAGCCAGGCATCCTGCTCTGCGACGAAGCCACCAGCGCGCTCGACCCACAGACCACGGCATCGGTGCTGCAACTGCTCGCCGAGATCAACCGCGAGCTGAAGCTGACCATCGTGCTGATCACCCACGAGATGGATGTGATTCGCCGCGTCTGCGACCGCGTGGCGGTGATGGACGGCGGCGACATCGTCGAGCTGGGCCCGGTCACCCAGGTGTTCCTGCACCCGCAGCATCCGACCACGCAGCGCTTCGTGCTCGAGGACGAGGCGGTCGACGAACGCGAGCAGCACGACGACTTCGCCCATGTGCAGGGCCGCATCCTGCGCCTGACCTTCCAGGGCGAGAGCACCTACCAGCCACTGCTGGGTACGGTCGCACGCGAAACGGGCGTCGACTTCTCGATCCTTTCCGGGCGCATCGACCGCATCAAGGACACCCCCTATGGCCAGCTGACCCTGGCCCTCACCGGCGGCGACATGCAGGCGGCCCTGACGCGCTTCGATCACGCCGATGTACACGTGGAGGTCTTGCGCTGA
- the madM gene encoding malonate transporter subunit MadM, producing the protein MYESLMKVVTGYGMISGFALIGATMWLSYWLSDKLTKGRLHGSAVAILIGLLLSYIGGVVTGGQKGLVDIALFSGIGLLGGAMLRDFAIVATGFGVSVEELKRAGMVGVLALFVGVFSSFIAGVAVAIAFGYTDAVSLTTIGTGAVTYIVGPVTGAAIGASSEVMALSIAAGLVKAILVMVATPFVASLIGLNNPRSAVIFGGLIGTSSGVAGGLAATDPKLVPYGCLTAAFYTALGCLLGPSLLFFVMRGLLG; encoded by the coding sequence ATGTACGAATCGCTCATGAAAGTGGTCACCGGCTACGGCATGATCAGCGGCTTCGCCCTCATCGGCGCAACCATGTGGCTGTCCTACTGGCTGTCGGACAAGCTCACCAAGGGCCGTCTGCACGGCTCGGCAGTCGCCATCCTCATCGGCCTGTTGCTGTCCTACATCGGCGGCGTGGTCACCGGCGGGCAGAAGGGCCTGGTCGATATCGCCCTGTTCTCCGGCATCGGCCTGCTCGGCGGCGCCATGCTGCGTGACTTCGCCATCGTCGCCACCGGTTTCGGCGTCAGCGTCGAAGAGCTCAAGCGCGCCGGGATGGTGGGCGTGCTGGCGCTGTTCGTCGGCGTGTTCTCCTCCTTCATCGCCGGTGTCGCAGTGGCCATCGCCTTCGGCTACACCGATGCGGTCAGCCTGACCACCATCGGCACGGGCGCTGTGACCTACATCGTCGGCCCGGTCACCGGCGCGGCGATCGGCGCCAGCTCCGAGGTGATGGCGCTGTCGATCGCCGCCGGCCTGGTCAAGGCGATCCTGGTGATGGTGGCCACGCCCTTCGTCGCCTCGCTGATCGGCCTGAACAACCCGCGCTCGGCGGTGATCTTCGGCGGCCTGATCGGCACCTCCAGCGGCGTGGCCGGCGGCCTGGCGGCTACCGATCCGAAGCTGGTGCCCTACGGCTGTCTGACCGCCGCGTTCTATACCGCGCTGGGCTGCCTGCTCGGGCCGTCGCTGCTGTTCTTCGTCATGCGCGGGCTGCTCGGCTGA